A segment of the Hyperolius riggenbachi isolate aHypRig1 chromosome 8, aHypRig1.pri, whole genome shotgun sequence genome:
TATACCAGCCcttaatttaaccactttggtcaaatactgctaccgagggagccagtgctggattggggACCAAGAGCAGCAGGAAtgctctatagcagtgtttctcaacattttattggtatgtaccccctttaaaacccgtgtactcaccaagtaccccctagcataataACCATTATGACAAGTACCCCTTTAACAAATACATATTGAATCGTAGTGCATAATAATGGTTCTAAACAACTTCCaagtatttactattgcttttaattagctaaaatactaatttggtgttgtttaaataagatttataattttctaaatctctaaattggttattcttggttaagtgtatcaagcccgagtacctggaaccatcagaagtaccccctggggtatgcgtaccacacgttgagaacctaggctctataggacccagagctttccctgtccttaggtaagcatctggctgattttttttttgttcccattgacttaaattgcACACTTTTACATACATATTTCCCCAAGCAAAATTAGCACATTACAAATCATCACTACCCTTGGCCATCATCACTCATGCCCGTCGCCTACCTTCACTCCTGGGCCACAGATTGGGAACCATTGGTGGAAAGCACTTGGATTTCTGCTCTGAGTCTCAGGTCACAAGCCTTTCTGACTCATCAGTTCCACATTCTAAAACAATGTATCTCTAAAGTTGTGGTCAGTATCTTCAGTATGAACTTTTCCTACTTGGCATCAAATTCATATTTGCACTGATGTGTTAGGGGAGTTTGACTTTGCAATGGTCACATTGCCCTTTTTACTCATTTGTAAGGGGAAAAGCCCACGTTTGACAGGAGTTATATCAAGGCACCAGACAGAATCTTGTTCAGTTtttatcagacatctgagctgtcTCCGCGATCTGTCTCGTCAGTCTCGTCTCAAGCAGGTTAGTGTATTGTACTTTATTACTTTGCAACTCAACTTTGTAGGTAGGACACCAGGGgcttaacaatagaccctgcaagggatgcagccacagaggggccaagaagctgcaggggggccccatgtgggagaagtttattttctctgtcctgagagactgacaactaagggcacagagagagaaaaaactttctgctctctgcacaattgttctaatgactgtatctgctcaaccactgataaggaatcatacaaagttttgtagacaaatatATGTAcacagttcctattcagtgttcagcagggtcttgtgtacagcgccctgcccccccccccccccccccaacctctctatccCTCTCCAAGTGCTCTgtattgtagtgatgctggagtctGCAGAGCTAGTTCTGCTCCATCTTAACTGCATAACGACTGCATCACGgcaatgggcgtgaccacggcaacagccccaggaccgcctaacaccgattgacgtcaagtcctggggctgggttttgcaggagatcccgCGCGGATACGTGTGCCTCTCCGCTTGGAAGGCAAAGCTccactctgccttcagtctcccagcggcgaccgctgctcggagactgttagacggcgaaatcaGCGTCTTTAAACAttgcacagcgctgcgatctacagcagcactgaactggggacagccatgtgacacggctgtccccgtgggacacaggagagtgatcggctctcataggctgaagtctatgagagccgattgccgtcattggatgactggggggagggagggagttaggcaaaaaaaaaaaaaaaatacgtacatttattttttaaaaaaataacaaaaatattttttaaaaaaataaataaacagtgggggagcgatcagaccccaccaacagaaggctctgttggtggggagaaagggggggggggggttacttgtgttctgagttgtgcggccctgcagcgaggccataAAGCAGCAGCGGCCAATTTACAGAAAAATTGCCCTGGTCttaaggggggtttaacactgcggtcctcaagtggataaACAGGAAGAAAAAACAGCTAATACACTGataaggggcataactacaaatcatggagcctcccagcaaaactttgttgGGGTCcgtcaatgttcacacccttcccttgcctcttcTTGGGGACCCTCATAGCCAGTGGGCctgtctcacaagggtcataaaacaagtgtggccatcaggatcttctcactcataacaagtgtagccataaaaacacctgatctggagtatcagagaaagggaaggtgaGCAGTTAGGCCTCCACACAACTCTGGGCCAGGGGCGAagaaataggggttgcagaggttgtgaccgcatcagggccctccctcaactacagtattagttctctatttgtcctgtgctcataataatcacttctatagatactttgaatagtagtaatctgtaacgattggtgtcagcacacagagagtatctgattattgatgatctgcagtatcaccaacaatacagatgtatacctgattattagtgatctgcagaatcaccaataatacaagtatggctaacctctggacacctaataaagtgtaagtgtttgggtgcaactgtaactttaatagtttgaagaaacctcaccagaggggctggtgaggtactatcagtacacgaagcgtgcactagcgtacaaacttcagcaggctggagagtacaacaacgaagaggctgaatctcccaagGAGCGGGCGATTCAGAATGTAATGCAGGCAAGAAACAAtaatactacaatgacagatACCCTACAGAGCAGGTAACTAAGGCTGAATACAGCCTAGCAGAACTACAACACTAGAGGGGCTGgcgtagctatacctcaccagtggcgagggcccacaggtgagtagaatggtcaggcaggcaaggttcggcaacagagaggtaagtatcggtacaagaTCGTGAgacagagagtaatcggtaatcaggcagaggttcagcaacaggaaggtacgtatcggtacagaatcgtgagacgagagagtaatcggtaatcaggcagaggttcagcaacaggaaggcagataggcaaaaatacaggatcagaaagcaggatcagagtcagagaaatggctaagagtcatacacaggagatcaatacagtaagcaatatcctagtctgggtgtgaactccttggcatcaacacccgggaactagtctacaatAAACAATAGCAagatagcaatatcctagactaggtgtgaaatccttagcatcaacaccagggaactagcccaaggtctgagcgctaacacgcaagcatTCACGACTACAGACAAAActtgaatgaagcccggaggcttaagaagcagaggagaccccactggcatgcccccctaccagcagccaatcctgggcgccgtggggctcctctgacatcagccgaccagcaggtcagctgacgtctCTCCTCCCtgaataaaggtcctgtctgtgcgcgcaccCGCGCAAGACAGCGACCCTGTGAGCGGGAGAaagccccgtcctcggcgtgctacacGCCGAGAAGACGGGCAGGGGCACAGAGACGACTACGGCGGCGGAAGCGTTTGCCGCAGCCGACGTCCCCCAGACCACCTCCGCCGGAGGAACGAGCAATGCCCTGGAGGCAGCTGAAATGACGGTGCCGCTCGCCGCAGCTGCTATTACAtattcattaacaaactgttccccatccctctcttgcacctctaatactgtggatggcctttggcaggttttggtgcaacgtattgttatgtatagagtgctttggggaccccaatgtaaaacttgcatcggggcccacagctccttagctacgccgctgCTCTGGCCACCCTGCAGTCGCAGGTGCTACTccgctctagttacgcccctgatgctgactcagtagcagagcagggacaaggtcctccagcaccaaggctgagacgccaaagtgcgcccctccatccccccccccccccaccccagctgacacacactgattgctattagactaagagggccacagggcccacaacctccccaacaccttaatctctagttatctggcttgcagtcactgctatgtatccccttttcttatttctttctgcttcatacacaattaggaatgacaactgaatgaattgtgcgccccctcctacactgcaccctgaggctggagcctctccagcctatgcctcggcctggccctgctcaGTAGTAAAAAATAAGGGTATTTGTGGTCCAAAACTGTTTTCCAGGGTCAGTAAATATTAGATTAGCTAGTCATTTCTGAGCCATAGAACTGTCTTTACATACAccttatttttcagaatataagatgcactttttgaaAAGTGGGTGTGTGTTATTATATTCCAAAATACGGAATGTAGCTATGCAGAGTGTGCAGGTAAGCTACTGCTATACTATACTTGCTCCTGCCGCCGCAATCCCCTCCCCTGGCTACAGGTCCTGCATCTTGTGCATTCCTCTTTTTCAACCTCTGCGATTGTCTCCCCCTGATTTTTGACCTCAAaaactaggtgtgtcttatgtatGCCAGAGCATCCTAAATTCCGAAAAATACGATAAACTCTGTCCAGTACTACCAGGTTTCTCCTTCCATGTCACTCCTCTAAATCCAAGGATCCCAGGACTAGGACTGCTCAAATTCGGATCTGGGAGATACCTGGATAGTTGCTGTccctgtccctcggcgcctcccatgatgcactccatgcgcgtcacgtgattgcaaacacttcctccttcaacccggaaggaggaagtgtttgtaatcacgtgaccgccgcatataccgcattgtgggaggcgctgagggacggaccgaagaagacgtcagacaggtaagattgaaccccggcccaccccgcacaggtttactgggagatatccggatagaactatccagatgtctcccggatcggatttgagcagccctgcccAGGACGTATAAAGTACTGTGTATCTAAATTGTCAGATACAGTTGCATTGCTTTTTGCCTTAGGTAAGAATCTAGCTTTTTTATTATTtgaagtcacaggtttgctttaaaaataacTTAGAAGTGGGGAGCCTCTCAATGACCCAGATCCTCCCGGACCCCACTGCTGCTGTCTGGGACCCGTTTTTTGTTAGCAGCTGTGCTTcgtgtactgggcatgtgtgtgtatggtctgcacatgctcagtggcacAGAGCTGATCGTGCATGGAGGAGAaaactgtacacaagctgcttgGTGCAACATGTGCAGGGACAGAAAATATTCCCACATGCACATAATGGTTGTGCTTGTACACGAATGGGTGCATGGCCAGAAAAGCACGTTCAACAAGCCATTGTCAGATATGCATAGAGGGACCCTGTGCTGGAACAGTGGGCCACAGGATGATCAGGGAAGAGGCTTCccattatttattgcatttataaagcactaacatattacgcagtgctggacactgCGTGATGTCACTGttaaagttacagacaatatttaggggtgacatacagcaataagacaatacaggaatacatgcaaaccaaatcacgcagcacagtataagtacacgataatgtttagtcagtcactggatgggagcatgggtaTTAGGCAAGTCGcattcactcaagagttcacatTTAGATCCATAGGattggtgtacggtaatggaggtgcgtgaacaggtaggagacacaaggaggaggaccctgcctgaaggcttacattctagagggagaggtagggacacgggaGGTAGGGGACAAGAGTTCAGCCCTCGGGTTTAGAGTAGCAGTAAGGGGggttggtaggccagagtgaaaaggtgcgtTTTGAGGGCCTCCTTGAAGATGCTGAAGAAGGGGACAATcctaatgggggaggtagggagttccatagtgttggagcaactcttgagaagtcctggaggcgaggTAAATATCTATCTTTATTATTTTTGGcatcttcaggtacactttatctcttaaaggaccaatatcaaatcgtaacatttaaaatacatgtaaacacattcaaataagaattACATTTCTACCAAAGCAAAataagtcataaattactttttttttgtaatgttgctgtcacttctagtagaaatctgacagaaccgacaggttttggagtagcccatcttctcatagggggtactcagggttttctttattttctaaagcacttagcgAGTGGCGGTTGCTGTGTCCATCTGCTAAAAAAAGTGTGAgaccccgtttccactatcgcgaatccgcatgcgtcttgcgtatgcggattcgcatagacaatataagtcaatgggcctgtttccacttatgcctctgcgggagcgttttattgtgcagagaaaatctgcacggaacaccctgcagaattcgcctgcgtgtggattgcaggcgaatcgcacacaatgtatttaatagggaaatcgcatgcgttttccccatgcgtttttttgccgcgaattcgcatgcgaattcgcataggtaccaatgtgaattcacacaggcagtgacatggttaaaatcgcatataccctcacctatgcgaattcgcatgcgaattcgcggcaaaagacgcatgcggaatcgcatccgcatgcgatttcatcagcggtggaatccaggcgattccgcaccgcaatagtggaaacgagccctgaagcaagcagggaggctggaggCATCATTGTATGAATCTTTTCagaaactgtctttataaaggataaaggccatgctgagaatccctcatggagagatggactagcccaaaacctgtcggtactgtgaaatttctactacctactagaaatgacagcaacacaggagaaaggtaatttatgactAATTTTACTGTGGAATAAATGTACTTcttctttgtatgtgtttacatgtatttagaattttacgattttcgagatagcggtcctttaaattACTCTTTTCTAGTTGAGGTTAAATAGATACATGCATCATACATTGATAAAGATAAGAGGGTTGTTTCCAAAGCTTTTCTCATGAATTAGTTTATCTTGCCTATTTTTTACTTCAACAGTAAGGACAGCTAAtttatgagataaacagataaggggcCCTTAATCAATTTACATTTTCacctaaagtgaacctccggactaaaaatctagtcagcagaactgaaaaggcttggtgtttctttaacagtttcacagcattagaactttgtttttcttaccaaagcatcatttttagttgcatttttagctacgctccaccccatcaaagaaaactgcctgggctttttcccccgatgctgtgcagagcatgatgggatttcctatgttgttattcacattgcctagcaactgggagaggtgctcaggacacaggacagttggaactgtgtctcatgctccctgtcacctcctttcaaccaaaaaggtggccgccatcatgaaatcaaacatttgccagttctattaaaacagtgtgggtaagggattatattacctatctattttaattaacataactaatgtaacttaatgacagtcagggccgggccgaggcataggctggagaggctccagcctcagggcgcagtgtaggagggggcgcacaattcattcagctgtcattcctaattgtgtttgaagcagaaagaaataatacaaggggatacatggcagtgactgcaagccagataactagctattaaggtgttgggaaggtcgtgggccctgtggcgcctcttagtcaatagtagagatgagcgtaatgacctaattacgattttgcgaaatttcgcgtaattagtgtaattacgattatggccgtaagtacataatcgtaatgaagaaggatttcgcgaaatttcgcgtaagcgtaattttcgcgtaattttcgcattacagtcgtatcatgccgtaatttcgcattaaacgctaccgtaatttcgcgttaaaccgtaacgctccgtataatataaaaaagccgccgactttaagggttaatagcaaagcccccttaaagagactccgtaacaaaaattgcatcctgttttttatcatcctacaagttccaaaagctattctaatgtgttctggcttactgcagcactttgtactatcacagtctctgtaataaatcaatgtatctttcccttgtcagacttgtcagcctgtgtctggaaggctgccaagttcttcagtgttgtggttctgctatgcactcccccctcaggggggaaagaaacacacaaatgatctcttgagattcaaaaggaatgctgtatacagcctgcttatgtatggatgtattttctatgtgtggacatactgtacatcaacctacttcctgttttggtggccattttgtttgtttataaacaaactttttaaaacagtttttaaccacttttaatgcggcagggagcggcgaaattgtgacagagggtaataggagatgtcccctaacgcactggtatgtttacttttgtgcaattttaacaatacagattctctttaaatgctaagagcctcaaatttggagaatatattaaggagatcaggaggaataagaggaaaaaattttttttcaaaaagaccttatagtttttgagaaaatcgatgttaaagtttcaaaggaaaaatgtaaacatttaaaaacccgccgactttaacggttaatagcaaagcctgcttaaagtttaggaacaccaaattcccagggtatattaaggggatcagtgggaataagaggaaaaaattttttttcaaaaagaccttatagtttttgagaaaatcgatgtttaagtttcaagggcgaaaatgtcttttaaatgcggaaaatgacagttttttttgcacaggtaacaatagtgtattattttcatagattcccccaagtgggacgagttttacttacttcgtcctgagtgtgggaaatataaaaaaaaaacgacgtggggtcccccctcccagacctctttaaccccttgtcccccatgcaggctgggatagccagaatgcggagcaccggctgcgtggggctccgcaccctgactataccagcccgcatggtccatggattggggggtctcggaaggggaggggcagccaagctttcccctccccctccgagcccttgtccaatccaaggacaaggggctcttctccacctccgatgggcggtggaggtggaggccgcgatttcctgggggggaggttcatggtggaatctgggagtcccctttaaaaaggggtcccccagatgcccaccccccctcccaggagaaatgagtatagaggtacttgtaccccatacccatttcctttaagagttaaagtaaataaacacacagacacttagaaaaagtattttaattgaacaaaaaacataaccacgaaaaaagtcctttaatattcttaattaaccattaatacttacctgtccctttaaataaatgatccctcgcaatatcctcggaaatgttctatcagttacaatgtaacaaagttattacaatgtaacaactttgttacattgtaactacgccgcacccgacgtcactcaccgccgccgcgtctgtgctgcaggacccgacagagctctgagctatagctcagagctctgagaagcatctttgtatttgggctccaaggagccccattggtccttagcagaccaatggggttccttcaaatcagaaggaaccccattggtctgctaaggaccaatggggctccttggagcccaaatacaaagatgctttcgagagctctgagcttaaaagacatttttgcccttgaaacttaaaaatcgattttctcaaaaactataaggtctttttgaaaaaaatttttttcctcttattcccactgatccccttaatataccctaggaatttggtgttcctaaactttaagcaggctttgctattaaccgttaaagtcggcgggtttttaaatgtatacatttttactttgaaacttaaacatcgattttctcaaaaactataaggtctttttgaaaaaaaaatttttcctcttattcctcctgatctccttaatatattctccaaatttgaggctcttagcatttaagggggctttgctattaacccttaaagtcggcggcttttttatattatacggagcgttacggtttaacgcgaaattacggtagcgtttaatgcgaaattacggcatgaaatttcgcgttgaaaattacgcttacggtattttcaattacgattttaatggcaatttcgctacgctaatttcgcatcgtaatcgcaaatttcgcatgcgtaattatagtcatGCGAAATTACgacaatttcagctcaactctagtcaatagcaatcagtgtgtgatggctggggaggcagggatggaggggcgcactttggtgtctcagccttgggtgctggaggaccttgtcccggctctgatgacagtatgcttgtttaggctggagttcctctttaagttttctcctagttgatagttttctcctagttgatagttttctcctagttgatagtTGTCTCCTAGTTGATATTACACTGTGAGcttaccaataaaatgcctttttcagccaccagcaagcaagaatatactcagaataattttgacagtacatctTCATCTACCATGTGGCCAAGTAGCAACATTTTGGTTGCCCTTCaccgtcctccccccccccccccatttattttATAAGGTTCCTTTTTTCTGCCCTCCCACCCCTGAATTAGGATTCCCCTAGTATTGGTAACCAGAGGTAGCCTCAGTactaggtagcccccccccccccctccacccatgGGAAGACAGTCCATTGTTTGAAAGTATAGGAGACTCAATTCAAGGTAAAACTGAATTTATTTGGattgaatataaaatataaagtCACTGATTGATATTCATCCCACAGATGTCTGCGATGTTGAACTCTTCTGGGAACGTTACTGGCTGCCAACCACAACCCGTCAACCCCTTCATCCCTGTCTTCTTAAGCTTCATCTTCTTCATTGGCTTTATGCTCAACTGTGTCAGTTTATGGATCTTCTGGTTCAAAGTTAAGCAATGGAACGCAATGGTGGTCCTCCAGTTCAACTTGGCCATCACGGATGCCTTCATCACCCCAGTGGTTCCTCTGATCATTACATACTGCCTGACGGGCCGATGGAGTTTTGGAGTGTTCTTCTGCCAGTTTAAGCTCTTCATACTGAGCATCCATGTGTATGGGAGCATTTATTTCCTCACCTTAATCAGCATCCACCGATATTTCTCAGTTACCCGCAATGTCAAAAGAAAGGCTTTGACCAAAAAAACATTTGTCACAAAAATTTCTGTTGTTATTTGGGGTATTCTGATGTTTCAAGGCCTTCCTTTTTTCTTTGTTCTTGAAACTTCTGAAATTCACGGCGTGACAAAATGCCTCAGCAtccatcaaactgatcacattaatttattttttgtgtggacCTGGCTCAATCTCTTCTACGGGCTTCTCATTCCTTTTTCTGTAACACTGGCCTGCTACAGTCTACTAATTAGATACCTCTTTAAGGTCAAACCAATGAACGCTCTCAGCAAAGTCATGTTATCCAAGTCAGTGATGACTGTCTTTGTGTCTTTGATAATATTCATCATCTGCTACATTCCCAACAATGTCACCAGAGtcgtagctgcctcctttgcgtgGATCTTCCCAGACCATTGCTCATTATTGGAAAAGTCTGAAGATGCCTTTAATATCACTGCAGCAATACTGGGAACAAATTGCTTCATGGATCCCATACTGTACTGCTTTGCTTCTGACAATTATAGAGCTACATTCACAAGTTGGTGTACTTTCTGTTGTACTTCTCTACAAAAAAACCATCAGGACAACATCAAAAAC
Coding sequences within it:
- the LOC137527770 gene encoding P2Y purinoceptor 1-like, with translation MSAMLNSSGNVTGCQPQPVNPFIPVFLSFIFFIGFMLNCVSLWIFWFKVKQWNAMVVLQFNLAITDAFITPVVPLIITYCLTGRWSFGVFFCQFKLFILSIHVYGSIYFLTLISIHRYFSVTRNVKRKALTKKTFVTKISVVIWGILMFQGLPFFFVLETSEIHGVTKCLSIHQTDHINLFFVWTWLNLFYGLLIPFSVTLACYSLLIRYLFKVKPMNALSKVMLSKSVMTVFVSLIIFIICYIPNNVTRVVAASFAWIFPDHCSLLEKSEDAFNITAAILGTNCFMDPILYCFASDNYRATFTSWCTFCCTSLQKNHQDNIKNCDCGVQVEAP